The following coding sequences lie in one Populus trichocarpa isolate Nisqually-1 chromosome 14, P.trichocarpa_v4.1, whole genome shotgun sequence genomic window:
- the LOC18104946 gene encoding mitogen-activated protein kinase kinase kinase 5, translating to MPFFSKTPSSSMPSSPSVSSTKDNSNNYSNTAGTSWINRGQSFMLKKMERQRKPRPVSEQDLGWNLTDRPNSPSGDPDSAKKSRSPSGTDHWSSVAVPHPLPVPVSLLTRRQEPLGSILGHGHLGSPEEGPNHVVRRKNTDQIATKFAKPSSNFRQRFSQHANLDSTSRDLRLKIQARSAPTSGFSSPSASPRRSNATDLFASHVATELTKSPGNSNRVLSHDLNIEGANYKSSLISSPRSAPISGLPSPATVSPQRSYTGDFLPSFVASQESQVRSTLKIPDLGRLAIHSSQVPPVKTVFSPDHSPLRSPTLQSPCVDLENKFYFRSHHKLLQGSSKEWPENSRVSAHPFPLSRFPPPHPLPLPPGAAPPQSMPSPPTIIHNTLEKLNEPLRKNQWVKGKLIGSGTYGRVYMGTNRVTGASCAMKEVDIIPDDPKSAECIKQLEQEIRVLRDLKHPNIVQYYGCEIVDDQFYIYLEYINPGSINKYVREHCGHMTESIVRNFTRHILSGLAYLHSKKTVHRDIKGANLLVDASGVVKLTDFGTAKHLTGLSYELSLKGSPHWMAPEVIKAVMLKSGNPELAFAVDTWSLGCTIIEMFTGKPPWGDLQGAQAMFKILNKDPPMPETLSPEGKDFLRRCFRRNPAERPSAMMLLEHPFVCKASDLNVSASREAIPAVNLEDNSQSLRDRTAENDVSPTSPGMRMRNHRLPSSSETSQQSHAYTFNCAATSHHPPCSTLEARPYLTAAQLVHGSHNFISSSNVSSNVHLRSHGREIPHI from the exons ATGcctttcttttcaaaaactcCCTCCTCTTCTATGCCATCATCTCCCTCTGTTTCTTCCACAAAAGATAACAGCAACAACTACAGTAACACTGCTGGTACTTCCTGGATTAACCGTGGCCAATCTTTTATGCTCAAGAAGATGGAACGGCAGAGGAAGCCTAGGCCTGTCAGCGAGCAGGACCTTGGCTGGAATTTAACCGACCGACCAAATTCGCCGTCTGGTGACCCTGATTCTGCCAAAAAGTCACGGTCTCCTAGCGGGACGGATCACTGGTCTTCGGTGGCCGTCCCGCATCCATTGCCAGTACCTGTATCACTTTTGACTAGGAGACAGGAGCCGTTGGGTTCGATTTTGGGCCATGGTCATCTCGGCTCACCCGAAGAAGGGCCGAACCATGTGGTAAGGAG GAAAAACACCGATCAAATTGCTACAAAATTTGCCAAACCTTCAAGCAATTTTCGTCAGAGGTTTTCTCAGCACGCAAATCTTGACAGCACCAGTCGTGACTTAAGACTGAAAATTCAGGCCAGAAGTGCCCCGACAAGTGGTTTCTCAAGTCCTTCTGCCAGTCCACGACGATCAAATGCCACGGATCTTTTTGCTTCTCATGTTGCCACTGAATTGACTAAATCTCCAGGGAATAGTAACAGGGTTCTGTCTCATGATCTAAATATCGAAGGTGCAAATTACAAGTCCAGTTTGATTTCTTCTCCTAGGAGTGCCCCAATAAGTGGACTCCCAAGTCCTGCTACTGTTAGCCCACAAAGATCATACACTGGAGATTTTTTACCTTCTTTCGTGGCTTCTCAAGAATCGCAGGTTCGGTCAACTTTGAAGATTCCTGACTTGGGTAGGCTTGCAATCCATTCTTCACAAGTGCCACCAGTTAAAACTGTGTTTAGTCCTGATCATTCTCCACTTCGCAGCCCAACGTTACAAAGTCCCTGTGTCgaccttgaaaataaattttattttcgatCACATCATAAATTGCTTCAGGGAAGTTCTAAGGAGTGGCCTGAAAACAGTCGTGTAAGTGCTCATCCGTTTCCTCTTTCCCGGTTTCCTCCTCCTCATCCGTTGCCTCTTCCTCCTGGAGCTGCACCACCACAATCCATGCCATCCCCACCTACTATCATCCATAACACATTAGAAAAACTAAATGAaccattaagaaaaaatcagtgGGTGAAAGGAAAACTTATTGGATCTGGTACATATGGAAGAGTTTATATGGGAACCAACAG AGTGACTGGAGCCTCATGTGCAATGAAGGAAGTTGATATCATCCCCGATGATCCAAAATCTGCTGAATGTATAAAGCAGTTGGAGCAG GAAATCAGAGTTCTACGTGATCTAAAGCATCCAAATATAGTGCAATATTATGGCTGTGAGATC gttgatgatcaattttacATATATTTGGAGTATATTAATCCAGGATCGATCAATAAGTATGTTCGTGAACATTGCGGACATATGACAGAATCTATAGTCCGCAATTTCACTCGCCATATTCTCTCTGGATTGGCTTATTTGCACAGTAAAAAGACGGTCCACAG AGACATTAAAGGTGCAAATTTGCTTGTTGATGCATCAGGAGTTGTTAAGCTCACAGATTTTGGGACGGCAAAACAT CTTACAGGACTATCATATGAATTGTCCTTGAAGGGCAGTCCACACTGGATGGCTCCAGAG GTCATTAAAGCTGTAATGCTGAAAAGTGGCAATCCTGAACTTGCTTTTGCTGTTGATACATGGAGTCTGGGTTGCACCATCATTGAGATGTTTACTGGAAAACCTCCATGGGGTGACCTTCAGGGG GCTCAAGCTATGTTCAAGATATTGAATAAAGATCCACCTATGCCCGAAACCTTGTCACCAGAGGGAAAAGATTTCCTTCGTCGTTGCTTTCGAAGGAATCCAGCAGAGCGTCCATCAGCTATGATGCTACTTGAGCATCCTTTCGTGTGCAAGGCAAGCGATCTTAATGTGTCAGCAAGCAGAGAAGCAATACCTGCAGTGAACCTTGAG GATAATTCACAGAGTTTGAGAGACCGCACCGCAGAAAATGATGTGTCGCCAACCTCCCCAGGCATGCGGATGAGGAACCATCGACTGCCAAGTAGCAG TGAGACCAGTCAGCAAAGCCATGCTTACACATTCAACTGTGCTGCAACTTCTCATCACCCACCTTGTTCAACACTCGAAGCTCGCCCTTATCTAACGGCAGCACAACTAGTTCATGGTTCACAtaatttcatctcttcttcAAATGTTTCTAGCAATGTGCATTTAAGGAGTCATGGAAGGGAAATTCCACATATCTGA
- the LOC18104945 gene encoding uncharacterized protein LOC18104945, with protein MSMLLDQQPPPMSVTPQSFNTYSTHASIGPAIAVLVVIMVFGVLAVMVGRLCSGRRIMGYGQYDMESWAEVKCSSCIDGRISPPLSRSSVPATSSSASTPAQTQQETKQEEQSPQHPPENLDS; from the coding sequence ATGTCGATGCTGTTAGACCAGCAACCACCACCAATGTCTGTAACCCCGCAATCTTTCAACACCTACTCAACGCACGCTTCAATTGGTCCGGCTATTGCAGTACTTGTAGTGATCATGGTCTTTGGTGTACTTGCTGTTATGGTTGGAAGGCTCTGCTCGGGAAGGAGAATCATGGGTTATGGCCAGTACGATATGGAGAGTTGGGCAGAGGTAAAATGTTCTTCCTGCATTGATGGAAGGATTAGCCCCCCACTTTCGAGGTCAAGTGTGCCTGCCACCTCTAGTTCAGCCTCGACGCCTGCCCAAACCCAACAAGAAACCAAGCAAGAAGAGCAATCTCCTCAACACCCACCTGAAAATCTTGATTCTTAA
- the LOC18104947 gene encoding protein OSB1, mitochondrial isoform X2 produces the protein MINPYRIGFLIRNLSRFSLQRLAPFSSSSAANLRFSNSSTDEDELDEINDSAVYRHTISTQRPSTVEWKPSLVNLVRFIGTVDRSPVIYKTKGGGFGCYTLLYARDPHDSNRWFRILVETWCEMAKMCIQHVKPNDIIYVSGHLESYLSFDRTGNPSSSYKIIANELCYIAQHNQRSDCQSLEEPESETCLKFKEPESSACQKYTEPYSGAGTGMEKDKNHLCLWKAFFSSPHEWWDNRKFKKNSKLPDFKHKISGDALWLRPDDPLWIKTKLQLLDWKAGEHCEEERHKNHLYLWQVFFASPHEWWDNRKNKKNSASPDFKHKDTGEALWLSPNDPPWVKRQIQLLDLNMAVQHQERGAGSRVSHWVYDD, from the exons ATGATTAATCCGTACCGTATCGGGTTCCTGATTAGGAACCTGTCCCGATTTTCACTTCAAAGACTCGCTCCCTTCTCTTCATCGTCTGCTGCAAACCTTAGATTTTCGAATTCCTCTACGGATGAAGACGAGTTAGACGAAATCAATGATAGCGCAGTTTATCGACACACTATCTCAACCCAGCGGCCGTCCACCGTAGAATGGAAACCGAGCTTGGTGAATTTGGTTAGATTTATCGGTACAGTGGATCGGTCCCCGGTAATCTACAAAACTAAAGGCGGTGGATTTGGTTGTTACACTCTACTCTACGCAAGAGATCCACATGATTCGAATCGCTGGTTCAG GATTCTAGTGGAGACGTGGTGTGAAATGGCGAAAATGTGCATTCAACATGTAAAGCCAAACGATATTATCTATGTTTCGGGTCATTTAGAATCTTACCTCAGTTTTGACCGGACTGGAAATCCAAGTTCCAGTTACAAG ATAATTGCAAATGAATTGTGTTACATTGCACAACATAATCAACGGTCAGACTGCCAAAGCCTTGAGGAACCAGAGTCAGAGACCTGCCTAAAATTCAAGGAACCAGAATCAAGTGCTTGTCAAAAATACACGGAGCCATATTCAGGAg CTGGAACTGGCATGGAAAAGGACAAAAACCATCTTTGCTTATGGAAAGCATTTTTCAGCAGCCCACATGAGTGGTGGGATAACaggaaatttaagaaaaattcaaagttaCCTGATTTTAAGCACAAGATTAGTGGTGATGCTCTGTGGTTGAGACCAGATGATCCACTGTGGATCAAAACAAAACTTCAATTGCTTGATTGGAAAGCGGGAGAACATTGTGAAGAGGAAAGGCACAAAAACCACCTTTACTTGTGGCAAGTGTTCTTCGCCAGCCCGCATGAATGGTGGGATAAcaggaaaaataagaaaaactcaGCGTCTCCAGATTTTAAGCACAAGGATACTGGTGAAGCTCTTTGGTTGAGTCCTAATGATCCCCCTTGGGTAAAAAGACAAATCCAATTGCTTGATTTAAACATGGCTGTACAGCACCAAGAGAGAGGTGCAGGTTCTCGTGTCTCTCATTGGGTGTATGATGACTGA
- the LOC18104944 gene encoding uncharacterized protein LOC18104944 yields the protein MDPVTKKPLFCLKWPWDVDRHAKNGKVCTFESPWLFRSLQSLGSVALNSLNSISESSNSWINNFNPINLGARTGQDNFLKNKKRVLTPEEQGEAEQRAFASALASGKEATVLEFYSPRCRLCNSLLNFVLEVEGRNSSWLNVVMADAENEKWLPELLHYDIKYVPCFVLLDQNGRALAKTGIPSSRLHVVAGLSHLLKIKRAQNNSG from the exons ATGGATCCTGTTACTAAAAAACCTTTGTTTTGTCTGAAATGGCCGTGGGATGTTGATCGACATGCGAAAAATGGGAAAGTCTGCACCTTTGAAAGTCCTTGGCTTTTCAGGTCCTTGCAGAGTCTGGGATCCGTTGCGCTTAATTCGTTGAACTCGATTTCAGAATCCTCTAATTCTTggatcaataattttaatcctATCAATCTGGGTGCGAGAACTGGCCAAGATAActttttgaagaataaaaaaagggtcTTGACTCCTGAAGAGCAAGGAGAAGCAGAGCAAAGAGCATTTGCCTCGGCACTGGCAAGTGGTAAAGAGGCTACGGTGCTTGAGTTTTATTCGCCTAGATGCAGGTTGTGCAACTCTTTGCTTAATTTTGTCCTGGAGGTAGAGGGTAGAAACTCAAGTTGGCTCAATGTTGTAATGGCAGATGCAGAGAACGAGAAATGGCTGCCTGAG CTACTTCATTATGACATAAAATACGTTCCTTGCTTTGTTCTGCTGGACCAAAATGGGAGGGCACTGGCAAAGACAGGAATTCCAAGCAGTCGACTACATGTAGTTGCTGGCCTCTCTCATCTTCTCAAAATAAAACGGGCACAGAATAATAGTGGTTGA
- the LOC18104947 gene encoding protein OSB1, mitochondrial isoform X1: protein MINPYRIGFLIRNLSRFSLQRLAPFSSSSAANLRFSNSSTDEDELDEINDSAVYRHTISTQRPSTVEWKPSLVNLVRFIGTVDRSPVIYKTKGGGFGCYTLLYARDPHDSNRWFRILVETWCEMAKMCIQHVKPNDIIYVSGHLESYLSFDRTGNPSSSYKIIANELCYIAQHNQRSDCQSLEEPESETCLKFKEPESSACQKYTEPYSGVTNSAGTGMEKDKNHLCLWKAFFSSPHEWWDNRKFKKNSKLPDFKHKISGDALWLRPDDPLWIKTKLQLLDWKAGEHCEEERHKNHLYLWQVFFASPHEWWDNRKNKKNSASPDFKHKDTGEALWLSPNDPPWVKRQIQLLDLNMAVQHQERGAGSRVSHWVYDD from the exons ATGATTAATCCGTACCGTATCGGGTTCCTGATTAGGAACCTGTCCCGATTTTCACTTCAAAGACTCGCTCCCTTCTCTTCATCGTCTGCTGCAAACCTTAGATTTTCGAATTCCTCTACGGATGAAGACGAGTTAGACGAAATCAATGATAGCGCAGTTTATCGACACACTATCTCAACCCAGCGGCCGTCCACCGTAGAATGGAAACCGAGCTTGGTGAATTTGGTTAGATTTATCGGTACAGTGGATCGGTCCCCGGTAATCTACAAAACTAAAGGCGGTGGATTTGGTTGTTACACTCTACTCTACGCAAGAGATCCACATGATTCGAATCGCTGGTTCAG GATTCTAGTGGAGACGTGGTGTGAAATGGCGAAAATGTGCATTCAACATGTAAAGCCAAACGATATTATCTATGTTTCGGGTCATTTAGAATCTTACCTCAGTTTTGACCGGACTGGAAATCCAAGTTCCAGTTACAAG ATAATTGCAAATGAATTGTGTTACATTGCACAACATAATCAACGGTCAGACTGCCAAAGCCTTGAGGAACCAGAGTCAGAGACCTGCCTAAAATTCAAGGAACCAGAATCAAGTGCTTGTCAAAAATACACGGAGCCATATTCAGGA GTAACAAATTCAGCTGGAACTGGCATGGAAAAGGACAAAAACCATCTTTGCTTATGGAAAGCATTTTTCAGCAGCCCACATGAGTGGTGGGATAACaggaaatttaagaaaaattcaaagttaCCTGATTTTAAGCACAAGATTAGTGGTGATGCTCTGTGGTTGAGACCAGATGATCCACTGTGGATCAAAACAAAACTTCAATTGCTTGATTGGAAAGCGGGAGAACATTGTGAAGAGGAAAGGCACAAAAACCACCTTTACTTGTGGCAAGTGTTCTTCGCCAGCCCGCATGAATGGTGGGATAAcaggaaaaataagaaaaactcaGCGTCTCCAGATTTTAAGCACAAGGATACTGGTGAAGCTCTTTGGTTGAGTCCTAATGATCCCCCTTGGGTAAAAAGACAAATCCAATTGCTTGATTTAAACATGGCTGTACAGCACCAAGAGAGAGGTGCAGGTTCTCGTGTCTCTCATTGGGTGTATGATGACTGA